One part of the Anser cygnoides isolate HZ-2024a breed goose chromosome 9, Taihu_goose_T2T_genome, whole genome shotgun sequence genome encodes these proteins:
- the PTMA gene encoding prothymosin alpha — protein MSDTAVDTSAEISAKDLKEKKEVVEETENGRDAPANGNANEENGEQEADNEVDEEEEEGGEEEDEEEEGDGEEEDGDEDDEAEGATGKRAAEDDEDDDVDPKKQKTDEDD, from the exons ATGTCCGACACGGCCGTGGACACCAGCGCCGAGATCTCCGCCAAG gatctaaaagagaagaaggaagttgttgaagaaacagaaaatggcaGAGATGCACCGGCCAACGGCAATGCT AACGAGGAAAACGGAGAGCAGGAGGCTGACAACGAAGTAGacgaagaggaagaggaaggtggcGAGGAagaggacgaggaggaagagggtgATG gcgaggaggaggacggCGATGAAGACGACGAAGCTGAGGGAGCCACAGGCAAACGGGCAGCTGAGGACGACGAG GACGACGACGTCGATCCCAAGAAGCAGAAAACCGACGAAGATGACTAG